In Deltaproteobacteria bacterium, one genomic interval encodes:
- the gspD gene encoding type II secretion system protein GspD: MTLTHKQKARPAAETAAKAVRSARGIFLAVAAALALMAAAPASSWCAERGKGDDNARYTINFVDVELSTLVKVISEITGKNFIYDTNLKGKVTVVSQARLTEDEAFNLFASALELKNFTLLPTAGAYKIVPSALIKQSGGKFVDEHTPALADESYVVRLITLEHISTAEALPVLRPFISRNGYLAAFGSRNALLAFDTALNVDKIAAIVRAVDVESEDVTPEIVYLKNARVEAIAPVLKQEEQRRSAAKGGAAAPGAQRLTVLPDKRLNAVVLLGPESQTREMRKLIEMLDLPSPETASAINVYYLENADAEEMAKVLEGLLKPKAASKQPGAPPIELPREFSGPIAITPDKTTNALVVMASPEDYKSLLSVIWKLDRRPKQVYVEAMITEVSIDKALELGNTWRYTGTKGGRPIAIGGLGTIDSSAVQSVMSGLAGLTVGGLGNFLSVPYTAPDGTVKTLSAPGFAMLFSLNQFKDVVNVLSTPHILTSDNIEAEIMVGENVPFLGQFERQPTTTNQPLLQSIQRKDVGITLRIKPKISEGGFVRLDIFQEISAVAPKTVASQAGATDLITTKRSARTEVVVQDRQTVVIGGLIQEKTTDNITKIPLLGDIPFIGSLFRYKKEEKRKTNLLVFITPYIIEDFEDLERLRNRKIEEFSEAMPPGGRPGAPTDRPPSQGGAEESGGSSGAAPAAGTAFTAAAAEPDLNDEFYEFY; this comes from the coding sequence GGGATCTTCCTGGCCGTCGCCGCGGCGCTGGCGCTCATGGCGGCGGCGCCGGCGTCGTCGTGGTGCGCCGAGAGGGGGAAGGGAGACGACAACGCCCGTTACACCATAAACTTCGTAGACGTGGAGCTCTCCACGCTCGTCAAGGTCATAAGCGAGATCACGGGCAAGAACTTCATATACGATACGAACCTGAAGGGCAAGGTCACCGTCGTCTCCCAGGCGAGGCTCACGGAGGACGAGGCCTTCAACCTCTTCGCCTCGGCCCTGGAGCTCAAGAACTTCACCCTCCTGCCCACGGCCGGGGCCTACAAGATCGTCCCCTCGGCGCTCATAAAGCAGAGCGGCGGGAAATTCGTCGACGAACACACGCCGGCGCTCGCCGACGAGTCCTACGTGGTGCGGCTCATAACGCTCGAACACATCTCGACGGCCGAGGCGCTGCCCGTGCTGCGGCCCTTCATCTCGCGCAACGGCTACCTGGCGGCCTTCGGATCGAGAAACGCCCTCCTCGCCTTCGACACGGCCCTGAACGTGGACAAGATAGCCGCCATCGTCAGGGCCGTGGACGTGGAGAGCGAGGACGTCACCCCCGAGATAGTCTACCTGAAGAACGCCAGGGTCGAGGCCATAGCGCCGGTGCTCAAGCAGGAGGAGCAGCGCCGCAGCGCCGCCAAGGGCGGCGCTGCGGCGCCGGGGGCGCAGCGGCTCACCGTCCTGCCCGACAAGCGTCTCAACGCCGTCGTGCTCCTCGGCCCCGAAAGCCAGACCAGGGAGATGAGAAAACTCATCGAGATGCTCGATCTCCCCTCTCCCGAGACGGCCAGCGCCATCAACGTCTACTATCTTGAGAACGCCGACGCCGAGGAGATGGCCAAGGTCCTCGAGGGGCTCCTCAAGCCCAAGGCGGCCTCCAAGCAGCCCGGCGCGCCGCCTATCGAGCTGCCCAGGGAGTTCTCGGGACCCATAGCCATAACGCCCGACAAGACGACCAACGCCCTCGTCGTCATGGCCTCACCCGAGGACTACAAGAGCCTTCTCAGCGTCATATGGAAGCTCGACCGCAGGCCCAAGCAGGTCTACGTGGAGGCCATGATAACGGAGGTATCCATAGACAAGGCCCTCGAGCTCGGCAACACCTGGCGCTATACGGGCACCAAGGGCGGCCGTCCCATAGCCATAGGCGGGCTCGGCACCATCGACTCCTCGGCCGTGCAGTCCGTCATGTCGGGCCTTGCGGGCCTCACGGTGGGCGGGCTCGGCAACTTCCTCAGCGTCCCCTACACCGCCCCCGACGGAACGGTCAAGACGCTGTCGGCCCCCGGCTTCGCCATGCTCTTCAGCCTCAACCAGTTCAAGGACGTGGTCAACGTCCTCTCCACGCCCCACATCCTGACGAGCGACAACATCGAGGCCGAGATAATGGTCGGCGAGAACGTGCCCTTCCTCGGACAGTTCGAGCGCCAGCCCACTACGACCAACCAGCCGCTTCTCCAGTCCATACAGCGCAAGGACGTGGGCATAACGCTGCGCATAAAGCCCAAGATAAGCGAGGGCGGCTTCGTGCGCCTGGACATATTCCAGGAGATATCGGCCGTGGCGCCCAAGACCGTGGCCTCCCAGGCCGGCGCCACCGACCTCATAACCACCAAGCGTTCGGCCAGGACCGAGGTGGTCGTGCAGGACCGCCAGACCGTCGTCATCGGTGGGCTCATCCAGGAGAAGACGACGGACAACATCACCAAGATACCCTTGCTCGGCGACATACCGTTCATAGGCTCGCTCTTCCGCTACAAGAAGGAGGAGAAGCGCAAGACCAACCTCCTGGTCTTCATAACCCCCTACATAATCGAAGACTTCGAGGACCTCGAGCGGCTCAGAAACCGGAAGATAGAGGAGTTCTCCGAAGCCATGCCCCCGGGCGGCAGACCCGGCGCTCCAACGGACCGCCCTCCCTCGCAGGGCGGGGCGGAAGAGAGCGGCGGGAGTTCGGGCGCGGCTCCGGCCGCCGGGACTGCCTTCACGGCGGCCGCCGCAGAACCGGACCTGAACGACGAGTTCTACGAATTTTATTAG
- the gspE gene encoding type II secretion system protein GspE encodes MSDLIGKETERGVSFGAVSVDDLDPSLLERVPLSFARKNLALPLRISDGTLEVALADHGGIFALHDLERLFAVPARAVMAPREVIVDAINSFYDRLSGSAQEVIEDMGDEGLDAIATAWEEPKDLLDLTDEAPVIRLLNSLLFQAVKDRASDIHIEPYEREVEVRFRVDGVLYEVLTPPKLIQEALVSRVKIMAGLDIAEKRLPQDGRIGILVAGREIDVRVSVVPTTHGERVVMRLLDRRGEAIGLEHVGLPPEGLDTLRSLIGRTSGIILVTGPTGSGKTTTLYAALRAINSMERNIITVEDPVEYHLKGVGQIQVNPKVGLTFAEGLRSILRQDPDVIMVGEIRDAETAEIATQASLTGHLVLSTLHTNDTASAVTRLIDMGIEKFLVASSLTAVLAQRLVRVLCPRCRESYEPDRAGTRWFAQPPPRLWRPVGCDECFNTGYRGRTGIFEMLVVDRGLRSVLLEHQDADTIKGYAVEHGMKTMFEDGLDKARRGVTSVEEVLRVTQDEQPL; translated from the coding sequence ATGAGCGATCTTATTGGAAAGGAAACAGAGCGCGGCGTTTCGTTTGGAGCCGTGAGTGTCGACGATCTCGACCCCTCGCTTCTGGAGCGCGTGCCGCTCTCCTTTGCCAGGAAGAACCTGGCGTTGCCGCTGAGGATCAGCGACGGCACGCTCGAGGTGGCCCTGGCCGACCACGGCGGCATATTCGCCCTCCACGACCTGGAGCGGCTCTTCGCCGTGCCCGCCAGGGCGGTCATGGCGCCGCGCGAGGTCATAGTGGACGCCATAAACAGCTTTTACGACCGTCTCTCCGGCTCGGCCCAGGAGGTGATAGAGGACATGGGCGACGAGGGGCTCGACGCCATAGCCACGGCCTGGGAGGAGCCCAAGGACCTGCTGGACCTCACCGACGAGGCGCCGGTCATAAGGCTTCTCAACTCCCTGCTCTTCCAGGCCGTCAAGGACCGGGCGAGCGACATCCACATAGAGCCCTACGAGCGCGAGGTCGAGGTGCGCTTCCGCGTGGACGGCGTGCTCTACGAGGTCCTGACCCCTCCCAAGCTGATCCAGGAGGCCCTGGTGAGCAGGGTGAAGATCATGGCGGGGCTGGACATAGCCGAAAAGCGCCTGCCCCAGGACGGCCGCATCGGGATTCTCGTCGCCGGCAGGGAGATAGACGTGCGGGTCTCGGTGGTGCCCACGACCCACGGAGAGCGGGTGGTCATGAGGCTTCTCGACCGCCGCGGCGAGGCCATAGGGCTCGAGCACGTGGGCCTGCCTCCCGAGGGGCTCGATACGCTGCGCTCGCTCATCGGACGCACGAGCGGCATAATACTGGTGACCGGTCCCACGGGCTCGGGCAAGACGACGACCCTCTACGCCGCGCTGCGGGCCATAAACTCCATGGAGCGCAACATCATAACCGTAGAGGACCCCGTGGAGTATCACCTCAAGGGCGTAGGCCAGATACAGGTCAACCCCAAGGTGGGACTCACCTTCGCCGAGGGCCTGCGCTCCATACTGCGCCAGGACCCGGACGTCATAATGGTGGGCGAGATACGGGACGCCGAGACGGCCGAGATAGCGACCCAGGCGTCGCTCACCGGCCATCTCGTCCTCTCGACCCTCCACACAAACGATACGGCCTCAGCCGTTACGAGGCTCATCGACATGGGCATCGAGAAGTTCCTCGTCGCCTCCAGTCTCACCGCCGTCCTCGCCCAGCGGCTCGTGCGGGTGCTCTGCCCCCGCTGCCGCGAGTCCTACGAGCCGGACCGCGCCGGGACGCGCTGGTTTGCGCAGCCGCCCCCCAGGCTCTGGAGGCCCGTCGGCTGCGACGAGTGCTTCAACACCGGCTACCGCGGCAGGACAGGCATATTCGAGATGCTCGTCGTGGACCGGGGGCTTCGAAGCGTGCTGCTCGAGCACCAGGACGCCGACACGATAAAGGGCTACGCCGTGGAGCACGGCATGAAGACCATGTTCGAGGACGGTCTGGACAAGGCGCGCCGCGGGGTTACGAGCGTGGAGGAGGTGCTGCGCGTGACCCAGGACGAGCAGCCCCTGTGA